A region from the Mycolicibacterium phlei genome encodes:
- a CDS encoding coniferyl-alcohol dehydrogenase translates to MSGIGELFRYDGRRVVVTGCASGIGAHVARQVAELGGEVIGLDLRPPAGGAGEFIELDLSDPESIDRAALAVGDRVDALFNVAGVSSGIRDPLRVVTVNFLGTRRFTETLIPKMPAGSAIANVSSLAARAYRENASVTAGLVETTTMDEGIDWCRRHPDALEAGGGYRLSKEAIILYGMAHVASLGAKGIRINCTAPGVTDTPILDQLRSAYGQEYLDSFRTPLGRAAEPAEQAAVLTFLNSAAASYLTGQVIWVDGGTIGETDLADQVKRR, encoded by the coding sequence GTGAGCGGTATCGGCGAGCTGTTCCGGTATGACGGGCGGCGCGTCGTGGTCACCGGGTGTGCCTCGGGCATCGGCGCGCACGTCGCCCGCCAGGTCGCCGAACTCGGCGGTGAGGTGATCGGCCTGGACCTGCGGCCCCCGGCCGGCGGTGCGGGCGAGTTCATCGAACTCGACCTCTCAGATCCGGAGTCGATCGACCGGGCCGCGCTGGCCGTCGGCGACCGGGTGGACGCGCTGTTCAACGTCGCCGGGGTGTCGTCGGGAATCCGCGATCCGTTGCGGGTGGTCACCGTCAACTTCCTCGGCACCCGCCGGTTCACCGAGACGCTGATCCCGAAAATGCCCGCCGGATCGGCCATCGCGAACGTATCGTCGCTGGCGGCAAGGGCGTACCGGGAGAACGCGTCGGTGACCGCCGGGCTGGTGGAGACCACCACGATGGACGAGGGTATCGACTGGTGCCGTCGCCACCCCGACGCGCTGGAGGCCGGCGGCGGCTACCGGCTGTCCAAGGAGGCGATCATCCTGTACGGAATGGCGCACGTCGCATCGTTGGGCGCCAAGGGGATCCGGATCAACTGCACCGCGCCGGGCGTGACCGACACGCCGATCCTCGACCAGCTGCGCAGCGCCTACGGCCAGGAGTACCTCGACTCCTTCCGCACGCCGCTGGGCCGCGCCGCCGAGCCCGCGGAACAGGCCGCCGTGCTGACCTTCCTCAACAGCGCGGCGGCCAGTTACCTGACGGGACAGGTGATCTGGGTCGACGGCGGGACGATCGGCGAGACGGATCTGGCGGATCAGGTGAAACGTCGATGA
- a CDS encoding LLM class flavin-dependent oxidoreductase — protein sequence MKISLFYEFPLPRPWSDDDEYQLFQHGLDEVELADKAGFSTVWLTEHHFLEEYCHSTAPEMFLAAASQRTKNIRLGFGVMHLPPPINHPARIAERVSTLDHLSNGRVEFGTGEGSSVAELGGFNIDPADKRAMWEEALEVTIRCMTETPFSGFKGEHVEMPARNVIPKPRQNPHPPVWVACTRPSSVQMAAHKAIGALSFAYTGPEALKTRVDGYYQEFAEKGAPVTPEINPNILAIGGDLSMMVAKTDEEALKRLGIGGGFFSFGIMHYYMTGMHTPGRTGVWELYEQAVKEDPTLAYGPGRGAIGSPETVREFLRGYEASGVDEIILLLNPRSHEGTMESIEIMGREILPEFIERHEKLAAEKAKRLEPVIEQVEKRRQPSDAPLFDETYSFGGLPTGRGGKFTAGEIPEAMAEINEGRVKAAQAEKEAREKAAREQAG from the coding sequence ATGAAAATCTCGCTGTTCTACGAGTTCCCACTGCCGAGGCCGTGGAGTGACGACGACGAGTACCAGCTCTTCCAGCACGGTCTCGATGAGGTGGAACTCGCCGACAAGGCGGGATTCTCCACGGTCTGGCTGACCGAGCACCACTTCCTGGAGGAGTACTGCCACTCCACCGCGCCGGAGATGTTCCTGGCCGCGGCCAGCCAGCGCACCAAGAACATCCGCCTCGGCTTCGGCGTGATGCATCTGCCGCCGCCGATCAACCATCCGGCCCGTATCGCCGAGCGGGTCTCAACGCTGGACCACCTGTCCAACGGCCGTGTCGAGTTCGGCACCGGCGAGGGCTCCTCGGTGGCCGAGCTGGGTGGCTTCAACATCGACCCGGCCGACAAGCGCGCGATGTGGGAGGAGGCGCTCGAGGTCACGATCCGGTGCATGACCGAGACGCCGTTCTCCGGGTTCAAGGGTGAGCACGTCGAGATGCCCGCGCGCAACGTCATTCCCAAGCCGCGCCAGAACCCCCACCCGCCGGTGTGGGTGGCCTGCACCCGCCCGTCGTCGGTGCAGATGGCGGCCCATAAGGCCATCGGTGCACTGAGTTTCGCCTACACCGGGCCCGAGGCGCTCAAGACCCGCGTCGACGGCTACTACCAGGAGTTCGCCGAGAAGGGCGCGCCGGTCACCCCCGAGATCAACCCCAACATCCTGGCCATCGGCGGTGACCTGTCGATGATGGTCGCCAAGACCGATGAGGAGGCGCTCAAGCGGCTCGGCATCGGCGGCGGGTTCTTCTCGTTCGGGATCATGCACTACTACATGACCGGCATGCACACGCCCGGCCGCACCGGGGTGTGGGAGCTCTACGAGCAGGCGGTCAAGGAGGATCCGACGCTGGCCTACGGGCCGGGCCGCGGCGCGATCGGGTCGCCGGAGACCGTGCGCGAGTTCCTGCGCGGGTACGAGGCCAGCGGCGTCGACGAGATCATCCTGCTGCTCAACCCGCGCAGCCACGAGGGCACGATGGAGTCCATCGAGATCATGGGCCGCGAGATCCTGCCCGAGTTCATCGAGCGGCACGAGAAGCTCGCCGCCGAGAAGGCCAAGCGGCTCGAGCCGGTCATCGAGCAGGTGGAGAAGCGCCGCCAGCCCTCCGACGCGCCGCTGTTCGACGAGACCTACAGCTTCGGCGGCCTGCCGACCGGCCGCGGCGGCAAGTTCACCGCCGGCGAGATCCCCGAGGCCATGGCCGAGATCAACGAGGGCCGGGTGAAGGCCGCGCAGGCGGAGAAGGAGGCGCGCGAGAAGGCCGCCCGCGAGCAGGCGGGCTGA
- a CDS encoding FAD-binding protein: MSENFDHSVDVLIVGSGGGGMTAALAADAFGLDALIVEKSPQFGGSTALSGGGIWVPGAPAQRKEGYHPDPEGVVEYLRRITGGLVSEARLRTYVESAPEMMEFLEELSPWFEFVWKPGYADYYPELPGGSPLGSTINVPAIDLRKLGDEEQNLLQPLALAPKGIWFAPKDLRLFYQIRQNWRGKAVLVKLIWRMFRARVFGDRMAAIGQSLAARMRLALKQQNIPLWLSSPMTELITDVDGNVVGAVVERDGRPQRISARHGVIIASGGFEHDMEWRRQHLPILEKDWSFGNPASMGDGIRAGEKVGGSTDLLDEAWWFPAICWPDGRLQFMLNERMMPSQFVVNGEGKRFINEAAPYMDFAHAMIEGQKSGVTHIPCWLITDIRSFRRYVVAGHLPIPKVPFAPVPTGRKVPRAWLESGVVHEGHSFEELATKIGVPPEQLRRTAERFNQLARSGHDDDFNRGDSAYDNYYGDPTLPNPNLYPLGKPPYYAFQIILGDLGTSGGLRTDEHARVLRADDTVINGLYAVGNASAAVMGRSYAGAGATIGPAMTFGYVAAKHIAERLSGTGTDTTPHRKVMK, encoded by the coding sequence ATGTCTGAGAACTTCGACCACTCCGTCGACGTGCTGATCGTCGGCTCCGGCGGCGGCGGGATGACCGCGGCGCTGGCCGCCGACGCGTTCGGCCTCGACGCGCTGATCGTCGAGAAGTCGCCGCAGTTCGGCGGTTCCACCGCGCTGTCGGGCGGTGGCATCTGGGTGCCCGGGGCCCCGGCCCAGCGCAAGGAGGGCTACCACCCCGACCCCGAGGGCGTCGTCGAGTACCTGCGCCGGATCACCGGCGGGCTGGTCAGCGAGGCGCGGCTGCGCACCTACGTCGAGTCCGCGCCGGAGATGATGGAGTTCCTCGAGGAACTCAGCCCCTGGTTCGAGTTCGTCTGGAAGCCCGGCTACGCCGACTACTACCCGGAGCTGCCGGGCGGCTCGCCGCTGGGCAGCACCATCAACGTGCCCGCGATCGACCTGCGCAAACTCGGCGACGAGGAACAGAACCTGCTGCAACCGCTGGCGTTGGCTCCGAAGGGAATCTGGTTCGCGCCCAAGGATCTTCGGCTGTTCTACCAGATCCGGCAGAACTGGCGCGGCAAGGCGGTGCTGGTCAAGCTGATCTGGCGGATGTTCCGGGCCCGGGTGTTCGGCGACCGGATGGCCGCCATCGGACAGTCGCTGGCGGCGCGCATGCGGCTGGCGCTCAAACAGCAGAACATCCCGCTGTGGCTGAGCTCGCCGATGACCGAGCTGATCACCGACGTCGACGGCAACGTGGTCGGCGCGGTGGTCGAACGCGACGGCCGGCCACAGCGCATCTCGGCCCGGCACGGCGTCATCATCGCCTCCGGCGGCTTCGAACACGACATGGAGTGGCGCCGCCAGCACCTGCCGATCCTGGAGAAGGACTGGAGCTTCGGCAATCCCGCGTCGATGGGCGACGGCATCCGGGCGGGGGAGAAGGTCGGCGGCTCCACCGACCTGCTCGACGAGGCCTGGTGGTTCCCGGCGATCTGCTGGCCCGACGGCCGGCTGCAGTTCATGCTCAACGAGCGGATGATGCCGTCTCAGTTCGTCGTCAACGGCGAAGGCAAGCGGTTTATCAACGAGGCCGCGCCCTACATGGACTTCGCGCACGCGATGATCGAGGGACAGAAGTCCGGCGTCACCCACATCCCGTGCTGGCTGATCACCGACATCCGGTCGTTCCGTCGCTACGTCGTGGCCGGGCATCTGCCGATCCCCAAGGTGCCGTTCGCGCCGGTGCCCACCGGCCGCAAGGTACCCAGGGCCTGGCTGGAGTCCGGGGTCGTGCACGAGGGCCACAGCTTCGAGGAACTGGCCACCAAGATCGGCGTGCCGCCGGAGCAGCTGCGCAGGACCGCCGAGCGGTTCAACCAGCTCGCGCGCAGCGGTCACGACGACGACTTCAACCGCGGTGACTCGGCCTACGACAACTACTACGGTGACCCGACGCTGCCCAACCCCAACCTGTATCCGCTGGGCAAGCCGCCGTACTACGCGTTCCAGATCATCCTCGGCGACCTCGGCACCTCCGGCGGGTTGCGCACCGACGAGCACGCCAGGGTGCTGCGCGCCGACGACACCGTGATCAACGGCCTCTACGCCGTCGGCAACGCGTCGGCGGCGGTGATGGGCCGCAGCTATGCGGGTGCCGGGGCGACCATCGGCCCCGCAATGACTTTCGGCTATGTCGCTGCCAAGCACATCGCCGAGCGATTGTCCGGCACCGGAACCGACACGACACCCCACCGGAAGGTAATGAAATGA
- a CDS encoding 3-carboxyethylcatechol 2,3-dioxygenase, which translates to MSHSPLLNLPGPSPELLDEIESALTETRRFVADFDPDLVVIFSPDHYNGFFYRTMPPFCLGTAAQGVGDYGTHSGPLDVPADIADDCARAVLEAGIDLAVSASMDVDHGTVQPLQKLFGAATARPVIPIFINSVATPLGPLRRVRALGTAVGTFLAGVSKRVLLVGSGGLSHDPPVPTLATAPPAALDRIVHGVPMTPEQREARQTAVMEAAQAFAHGESPLQPLNPEWDAAFLDLLDTNRLAEVDGWSNEWVEQQGGHSAHEIRTWIAAFAGLAAHGRYRIVQRFYRAAPELIAGFAIRTAVLDV; encoded by the coding sequence ATGTCGCACAGCCCGCTACTGAACCTTCCGGGACCGTCACCGGAACTCCTTGACGAGATCGAGAGCGCGCTGACCGAAACCCGGCGGTTCGTCGCCGATTTCGATCCCGATCTGGTGGTCATCTTCTCGCCCGACCACTACAACGGCTTCTTCTACCGCACCATGCCGCCGTTCTGTCTGGGCACCGCCGCGCAGGGGGTCGGCGACTACGGCACCCACAGCGGTCCGCTCGACGTGCCCGCCGACATCGCCGACGACTGCGCGCGGGCGGTTCTGGAAGCGGGGATCGACCTGGCGGTGTCGGCCAGCATGGACGTCGACCACGGCACCGTGCAGCCGCTGCAGAAGCTGTTCGGTGCGGCGACCGCGCGTCCGGTGATCCCGATCTTCATCAACTCGGTGGCCACCCCGCTCGGTCCGCTGCGCCGGGTCCGCGCGCTGGGCACCGCGGTCGGCACCTTCCTGGCAGGCGTCAGCAAGCGGGTGCTGCTGGTCGGATCCGGTGGGCTGTCCCATGACCCGCCGGTGCCGACGCTGGCCACCGCGCCTCCCGCGGCGCTGGACCGGATCGTGCACGGCGTGCCGATGACGCCCGAGCAGCGCGAGGCCCGCCAGACCGCGGTGATGGAGGCCGCGCAGGCGTTCGCGCACGGTGAGAGCCCGCTGCAGCCCCTCAATCCGGAGTGGGACGCGGCGTTTCTGGACCTGCTCGACACCAACCGACTGGCCGAGGTGGACGGCTGGTCCAACGAGTGGGTGGAGCAGCAGGGCGGGCACTCCGCGCACGAGATCAGAACGTGGATAGCGGCGTTCGCCGGGTTGGCCGCGCACGGGCGGTACCGCATCGTGCAGCGGTTCTACCGGGCGGCGCCGGAGTTGATCGCCGGATTCGCGATCAGGACGGCGGTACTTGATGTCTGA
- a CDS encoding bifunctional 3-(3-hydroxy-phenyl)propionate/3-hydroxycinnamic acid hydroxylase, protein MSEQVDVVIVGAGPSGLTLANILGLQGVRTLVVEERDTLIDYPRGVGLDDEALRTFQSIGLVEQILPHTVPNQILRFFDARRRLLAEMAPPDARFGWPKRNGFVQPLVDAELYAGLDRFDHVEVRFGHRMATCSTDDDGVTVEFETGQPPVRARYVVGCDGGRSTTRRLMGVSFDGTTSSTRWLVVDVANDPLGHPNSEVGADPARPYVSIAIAHGIRRFEFMIHPDETDQQADDPAFVRKMLAQRVPHPERVEMIRHRVYTHHSRIAGSFRKGRLLLAGDAAHLMPVWQGQGYNSGIRDAANLGWKLAAVVSGRADDRLLDTYDVERRKHARAMIDLSTLVGRVISPTNRRVAALRDRVIHAASVVPTLKRYVLEMRFKPMPRYEAGAVYHVPAGVGSAANSPTGTLFIQPRVDTRDTQNVLLDDVIGPGFAVLCWSNNLRAVLGDETFSRWKALGATFIEARPMTQLRWPGHDDPDVVIVGDRTGALKQWFDVYTDSVLFLRPDRCIASACIAQRAPEVSRALFDVLCLTQEGGSGSHGRTGPVLHVAQPATEPSGTVTGTP, encoded by the coding sequence GTGAGCGAGCAGGTCGACGTCGTCATCGTCGGCGCCGGGCCGTCGGGCCTGACCCTGGCGAACATCCTTGGCCTGCAGGGTGTCCGGACGCTGGTCGTGGAGGAGCGCGACACCCTGATCGACTATCCGCGCGGCGTCGGCCTCGACGACGAGGCGCTGCGCACCTTCCAGTCGATCGGTCTGGTCGAGCAGATCCTGCCGCACACCGTGCCCAACCAGATCCTGCGCTTCTTCGACGCCAGACGCCGTCTGCTCGCCGAGATGGCGCCGCCGGACGCCCGGTTCGGCTGGCCCAAGCGCAACGGCTTCGTCCAGCCGCTCGTCGACGCCGAGCTGTACGCCGGGCTGGACCGGTTCGACCACGTCGAGGTGCGGTTCGGGCACCGGATGGCGACCTGCAGCACCGACGACGACGGCGTCACCGTCGAGTTCGAGACCGGGCAGCCACCCGTGCGCGCCCGGTACGTGGTCGGCTGCGACGGCGGGCGCAGCACGACACGACGGCTGATGGGTGTCTCGTTCGACGGCACGACGTCCTCGACCCGCTGGCTGGTGGTCGACGTCGCCAACGATCCACTCGGCCACCCCAACAGCGAGGTGGGCGCCGACCCGGCCCGGCCGTACGTGTCGATCGCGATCGCGCACGGCATCCGCCGTTTCGAGTTCATGATCCACCCCGACGAGACCGACCAGCAGGCCGACGATCCGGCGTTCGTCAGAAAGATGCTGGCGCAACGGGTTCCGCACCCGGAGCGGGTCGAGATGATCCGGCACCGGGTGTACACCCACCACTCCCGCATCGCCGGGTCGTTCCGCAAGGGCAGGCTGCTGCTCGCCGGCGACGCCGCGCACCTGATGCCGGTGTGGCAGGGGCAGGGCTACAACAGCGGCATCCGCGACGCCGCCAACCTGGGCTGGAAACTCGCCGCGGTGGTCAGCGGGCGCGCCGATGACAGGCTGCTGGACACCTACGACGTCGAACGGCGCAAGCACGCCAGGGCGATGATCGACCTGTCGACCCTGGTGGGGCGGGTGATCTCACCGACGAACCGGCGGGTCGCCGCGCTGCGGGACCGCGTCATCCACGCGGCCTCGGTGGTGCCCACGCTGAAACGGTATGTGCTCGAGATGCGGTTCAAGCCGATGCCGCGCTACGAGGCCGGTGCGGTGTACCACGTGCCCGCCGGTGTCGGCTCCGCCGCGAACTCGCCCACCGGCACGCTGTTCATCCAGCCCCGCGTCGACACCCGCGACACGCAGAACGTGCTGCTCGACGATGTCATCGGACCCGGTTTCGCGGTGTTGTGCTGGAGCAACAACCTGCGCGCGGTCCTCGGCGACGAGACGTTCTCGCGCTGGAAGGCGTTGGGTGCCACGTTCATCGAGGCCCGCCCGATGACCCAGTTGCGCTGGCCCGGCCACGACGACCCCGATGTGGTGATCGTCGGCGACCGGACCGGCGCGCTCAAACAGTGGTTCGACGTCTACACCGACTCGGTGCTGTTCCTGCGTCCGGACCGCTGCATCGCCAGCGCCTGCATCGCGCAGCGGGCCCCCGAGGTCAGCCGTGCACTGTTCGACGTTCTGTGTCTCACCCAGGAAGGAGGCTCCGGTTCTCATGGGCGCACTGGCCCTGTGCTGCATGTCGCACAGCCCGCTACTGAACCTTCCGGGACCGTCACCGGAACTCCTTGA
- a CDS encoding alpha/beta fold hydrolase gives MTAEFESVWSDLQGVAFEQGYLDAGGVRTRYLHTGDTSKPVLVFLHGSGGHAEAYVRNLEAHAEHFSVWSIDMLGHGYTDKPGHPLEIRHYVDHLTAFLDAVGAERAHLSGESLGGWVAARAAIDHPDRVDRLVLNTAGGSQADPEVMKRIITLSMAAVENPAWETVQARIKWLMADKAKDYDDIVASRQRIYRQPGFVDAMRDIMALQDPEIRARNLLGPDEYGRITAPTLVVWTSDDPTADVAEGRRIASMIPGARFELMPGCGHWPQYEDPKTFNRLHIDFLLGRTR, from the coding sequence GTGACCGCCGAGTTCGAGAGCGTGTGGAGTGACCTTCAGGGCGTCGCCTTCGAGCAGGGCTACCTCGACGCCGGTGGTGTGCGCACGCGGTACCTGCACACCGGTGACACGAGCAAGCCCGTGCTGGTCTTCCTGCACGGCTCGGGCGGCCACGCCGAGGCCTATGTCCGCAATCTCGAGGCGCACGCCGAGCACTTCTCGGTCTGGTCGATCGACATGCTCGGTCACGGTTACACCGACAAACCGGGCCATCCGCTCGAGATCCGGCACTACGTCGACCATCTGACGGCGTTCCTGGACGCCGTCGGCGCCGAGCGCGCCCATCTGTCCGGCGAATCGCTGGGCGGTTGGGTCGCAGCACGGGCCGCCATCGATCACCCCGACCGGGTGGACCGCCTGGTGCTCAACACCGCGGGTGGTTCGCAGGCCGATCCCGAGGTGATGAAACGCATCATCACGCTGTCGATGGCCGCGGTCGAGAACCCGGCGTGGGAAACGGTGCAGGCCCGGATCAAGTGGCTGATGGCCGACAAGGCAAAGGATTACGACGACATCGTCGCCAGCAGGCAGCGGATCTACCGGCAGCCCGGGTTCGTCGACGCCATGCGCGACATCATGGCGCTGCAGGATCCCGAGATCCGCGCCCGTAACCTGCTCGGCCCCGACGAGTACGGCAGGATCACCGCGCCGACGCTGGTGGTGTGGACCAGTGACGATCCCACCGCCGACGTCGCGGAGGGCAGGCGTATCGCGTCGATGATCCCCGGCGCCCGCTTCGAACTGATGCCGGGCTGCGGGCACTGGCCGCAATACGAGGACCCCAAGACCTTCAACCGGCTGCACATCGACTTCCTGCTGGGGCGGACCCGGTGA
- a CDS encoding IclR family transcriptional regulator, translating into MPAQGKSRSGDEAGAPNGAPGSQTLARGLAALQLVAGSRTGLTAQQVADEIGVHRTIAYRLLATLSQFRLVAKGEDGRYRPAAALAVLGASFDNNVRQLSLPTLRALADETGCTVSLLVAEGDQQVAIAVIAPSNVYYQLAFHEGSRYPLERGAAGIALLASMPPRPGERDLVPLTRERGWVITHGEIEPNTYGLAVPVRRQPPSPPTCINLISHREDVVLAGRDAVVTAANELSAILS; encoded by the coding sequence ATGCCTGCTCAGGGCAAGTCCCGATCCGGGGACGAGGCCGGCGCGCCCAATGGCGCCCCCGGCTCTCAGACGCTGGCCCGCGGGCTCGCCGCGCTGCAACTGGTGGCCGGCTCCCGCACCGGACTGACCGCCCAGCAGGTCGCCGACGAAATCGGGGTGCACCGCACCATCGCCTACCGGTTGCTGGCGACGCTGTCGCAGTTCCGGTTGGTGGCCAAGGGTGAGGACGGGCGCTATCGGCCCGCCGCGGCGCTGGCGGTGCTCGGGGCCTCGTTCGACAACAACGTGCGCCAGCTGAGCCTGCCCACCCTGCGGGCGCTGGCCGACGAAACCGGTTGCACCGTGTCGCTTCTGGTCGCTGAGGGTGATCAGCAGGTGGCGATCGCGGTGATCGCGCCGAGCAACGTCTACTACCAGTTGGCCTTCCACGAGGGCAGCCGCTATCCGCTGGAGCGCGGCGCCGCCGGGATCGCGCTGCTGGCCAGCATGCCGCCGCGACCGGGGGAACGTGACCTGGTCCCGCTGACCCGCGAACGCGGGTGGGTGATCACCCACGGCGAGATCGAACCGAACACCTACGGGCTGGCCGTGCCCGTCAGACGACAGCCCCCGTCGCCACCCACCTGCATCAACCTCATCTCGCACCGCGAAGACGTCGTGCTGGCCGGCCGCGACGCGGTCGTCACGGCGGCCAACGAGTTATCCGCGATCCTCAGCTGA
- a CDS encoding FAD-dependent oxidoreductase → MTDWDHDTDVVVLGSGGAGLTAALTAAASGARVEVYEKAATVGGTTAVSGGIIWIPAHNRCPDGELTVEDAMAYLRAQSLGYMDDELVETFVRTGPEMLDFVEAHSDLRFEIAEGFPDYKPELPGGRPSGGRSLNAKPFDLAGLGEWRDRITSFPADFSNVGIDAETRARIHAAVDDDSGDYCVAGTALIAGLLKGLLDRGVVPHTDARAVELFADDTGITGVRISQGDKDFTVRARRAVILATGGFEWDRRLVEAYLRGPMRGPVSPPNNTGDGLRMAMAHGADLANMGEAWWVPIVQLPGDTFQGHPRSRSVRLERTRPRSIIVNRAGKRFLNEAGEYNSMAGPFHYLDPKLGYANDPAWIVFDSLHLKKYGFLGVEPGGPAPDWFSPSKDLAELGEKTGIDPEGLARTLAAWNDSVAAETDPDFGRGASAYDGYWGDLQAPTPAGRTLGPIDTPPYFAVPVSIGAMGTKGGPRTDADGRVRHVNGSVIPGLFAAGNAMAGPTGKAYGGAGGTIGPAMVFGYRAGRAAAR, encoded by the coding sequence GTGACCGATTGGGACCATGACACCGACGTGGTCGTGCTCGGCAGCGGCGGAGCGGGTCTGACCGCCGCACTGACCGCGGCGGCCTCCGGCGCCCGCGTCGAGGTCTACGAGAAGGCCGCCACCGTCGGTGGCACCACCGCGGTCTCCGGCGGCATCATCTGGATACCGGCCCACAACCGCTGCCCCGACGGCGAGCTCACGGTCGAGGACGCCATGGCCTACCTGCGCGCGCAGTCGCTGGGCTACATGGACGACGAACTCGTCGAGACGTTCGTGCGCACCGGCCCGGAGATGCTGGATTTCGTTGAGGCGCACAGTGATCTGCGCTTCGAGATCGCCGAGGGCTTTCCCGACTACAAACCCGAGCTGCCGGGCGGGCGGCCGTCGGGCGGACGTTCGCTCAACGCCAAGCCGTTCGACCTGGCCGGGCTCGGCGAGTGGCGCGACCGCATCACGTCGTTCCCGGCGGACTTCAGCAACGTCGGCATCGACGCCGAGACCCGCGCCCGCATCCACGCCGCCGTCGACGACGACTCCGGCGACTACTGCGTGGCGGGCACCGCGTTGATCGCCGGCCTGCTCAAGGGACTGCTGGACCGCGGCGTCGTCCCGCACACCGACGCCCGCGCCGTGGAGCTGTTCGCCGACGACACGGGCATCACCGGTGTGCGGATCAGCCAGGGCGACAAGGACTTCACCGTCCGCGCCCGTCGCGCGGTGATCCTCGCCACGGGTGGCTTCGAGTGGGACCGCAGGCTGGTGGAGGCCTACCTGCGCGGTCCCATGCGCGGGCCGGTGTCCCCGCCGAACAACACCGGCGACGGGCTGCGGATGGCGATGGCCCACGGCGCGGACCTGGCCAACATGGGCGAGGCTTGGTGGGTGCCGATCGTGCAGCTGCCCGGCGACACCTTCCAGGGCCACCCCCGCAGCCGCAGTGTGCGACTCGAGCGCACCCGCCCGCGCAGCATCATCGTCAACCGCGCGGGCAAGCGGTTCCTCAACGAGGCCGGCGAGTACAACTCGATGGCCGGACCGTTCCACTACCTCGATCCGAAGCTGGGTTACGCCAACGATCCGGCGTGGATCGTGTTCGACTCACTGCACCTGAAGAAGTACGGCTTCCTCGGTGTCGAACCGGGCGGCCCGGCACCGGACTGGTTCTCCCCGTCGAAGGATCTCGCGGAACTCGGCGAGAAGACCGGTATCGATCCCGAGGGGCTGGCCCGCACCCTGGCCGCGTGGAACGACAGCGTCGCCGCCGAGACCGACCCCGACTTCGGCCGCGGCGCCAGCGCCTACGACGGCTACTGGGGTGACCTGCAGGCCCCGACACCCGCGGGCCGCACGCTCGGCCCGATCGACACGCCGCCGTATTTCGCGGTGCCGGTGTCGATCGGCGCGATGGGCACCAAGGGCGGACCGCGCACCGACGCCGACGGGCGCGTGCGCCACGTCAACGGGTCGGTGATCCCGGGACTGTTCGCCGCGGGCAACGCGATGGCGGGCCCGACCGGCAAGGCGTACGGCGGGGCGGGCGGAACCATCGGCCCGGCAATGGTGTTCGGCTACCGCGCCGGACGCGCCGCCGCCCGGTGA
- a CDS encoding nuclear transport factor 2 family protein, giving the protein MTEHAIRALVHRYADAASRRDPAGVADTFTTDGEWYSPELGGFTGRGAMLSFFTSMLDGWTAFIQGLQSGVLTESGPEFARGRWFVHEYGQRADGTSLSIAGVYHDEYRCVDGRWLIARRRYDPLLRDVNGTVTAHPYPDITA; this is encoded by the coding sequence GTGACCGAACACGCCATCCGCGCGCTGGTCCATCGGTACGCCGATGCGGCGTCGCGCCGTGACCCCGCCGGCGTCGCCGACACCTTCACCACCGACGGCGAGTGGTACTCGCCCGAGCTCGGCGGATTCACCGGCCGCGGCGCGATGCTGTCCTTCTTCACCTCGATGCTGGACGGGTGGACGGCGTTCATCCAGGGACTGCAGTCGGGTGTGCTGACCGAGAGCGGGCCCGAGTTCGCCAGGGGCCGCTGGTTCGTCCACGAGTACGGTCAGCGCGCCGACGGCACCAGCCTCAGCATCGCGGGTGTCTACCACGACGAGTACCGCTGCGTCGACGGGCGCTGGCTGATCGCGCGTCGGCGCTACGACCCCCTGCTGCGCGACGTCAACGGGACCGTCACCGCACACCCCTATCCCGACATCACCGCCTAG